The following DNA comes from Coregonus clupeaformis isolate EN_2021a unplaced genomic scaffold, ASM2061545v1 scaf3027, whole genome shotgun sequence.
tctttgaTACAAAAagtatgcccaaatcggctctaacaatTATTATTCGTGGAATAGTCTTTTTAGCAGGGAAATAACTGAATTAGCAGGAGGCTAATGTGAcctttaagcaataaggcccgagggggtgtggtatatggccaatataccagtCTGAAGGGCTGTTCTTAAGACGAAGCAACGGAGTGCCTGGACTcagccattagccgtggtatattggccatataccacaaaacccccgaggtgcctttgCTATTATGAACTGGTAACAAACGTAATTAgggcagtaaaaatacatgtttttgtcatacccgtagtatacggtctgatataccatggctgtcagccaatcagcattcagggctcgaaccacccagtttataattacaaTACAGCAATAACATACAAAAGCCCATCCCAGGATGCCCCCAATATCTACCAGTTACGCTACACGTACTGTATACATCTGAACCACGTGCGTAGAAGTACTACACGTTGCACGTCTGACAATAGAAAGCAGTATTTCAGAACGTGACCTACTGTGCACGTTCATATCAGACCGGGGAAGAATTTACGTTCAAGATCTCCCCCCTATCTGCAAGTGTAACCAATGGCAGTTAACATCTTATTGATATGTTAATTCAACCAACCAGTAGAAATACATAAACATTGAATGCATATTTCTGGAGTTgcaagtggaaacataaccaacccagtgtgtgtgtgcgtgtgtgcgtgcgtgtgcgtgtgtgtgtgtgcgtgtgcgtgtgtgtgtgtgcgtgtgtgcgtgtgcgcgtgtgtgtgcgtgcgtgtgtgtgtgtgtgtgtgtgtgcctgcgtgtgtgttgtgtgtgtgtgtgtgtgtgtgtgtgcgtgcgtgtgtgtgtgtgcgtgtgcctgcgtgtgtgtgtgtccagtcttaACTCAGAACAGGGCCTCCCAGTTTCTGTCTCGCCACCGCAGGGCCAACTCTATGTTAGAGGAGAGTAAGAAAGGTAACCTGGAGAGAGAATGTATCGAGGAGCTGTGCAACAAGGAGGAGGCACGGGAGATCTTCGAGAACCACCCAGAGACGGTGAGTGGCTCCTGAGGGCCCCTGGCACACTGGTTACAAGATgaccatgtcaggagggacctggggagagggtagtcactagatggccatgtcaggagggacctggggagagggtagtcactagatggccatgtcaggagggacctggggagagggagagggtatcactagatggccatgtcaggagggacctggggagagggtagtcactagatggccatgtcaggagggacctggggagagggagagggtatcactagatggccatgtcaggagggacctggggagagggagagggtagtcactagatggccatgtcagagAGGGCCTGGGGAGAAGAGATGGTAGTCACTAGATAGCCAtatcaggagggacctggggagagaggggaaagtcACTAGATAGCCATGTCAGGGGACCTAAGggaggagagggtagtcactagatggccatgtcaggagggacctggggagagggagagggtagtcactagatggccatgtcaggagggacctggggaggaggggtagtcactagatggccatgtcaggagggacctggggagaggggagagggtagtcactagatggccatgtcaggagggacctggggagagggagagggtagtcactagatggccatgtcaggagggacctggggagagggaggggtagtcactagatggccatgtcaggagggacctggggagggagagggtagtcactagatggccatgtcaggagggacctgggggagagagggtagtcactagatggccatgtcaggagggacctaggggggagagggtagtcactagatggccatgtcaggagggacctggggagagagggtagtcactagatggccatgtcaggagggacctggggagagggggtagtcactagatggccatgtcaggagggacctgggggagggagagggtagtcactagatggccatgtcaggagggacctggggagaggagagggtagtcactagatggccatgtcaggagggacctggggagagggagagggtagtcactagatggccatgtcaggagggacctggggagagggagagggtagtcactagatggccatgtcaggagggacctggggagagggagagagggtagtcactagatggccatgtcaggagggacctggggagagggagagggtagtcactagatggccatgtcaggagggacctggggagagggagagggtagtcactagatggccatgtcaggagggacctggggagagggagagggtagtcactagatggccatgtcaggagggacctggggggagggagagggtagtcactagatggccatgtcaggagggacctgggggagggagagggtagtcactagatggccatgtcaggagggacctggggagagggagacggtagtcactagatggccatgtcaggagggacctggggagagggagagggtagtcactagatggccatgtcaggagggacctggggagagggagagggtagtcactagatggccatgtcagagGGACCTggggggagagggtagtcactagatggccatgtcaggagggacctggggagagaggagagggtagtcactagatggccatgtcaggagggacctggggagagggagagggtagtcactagatggccatgtcaggagggacctggggagagggagagggtagtcactagatggccatgtcaggagggacctggggagagggagagggtagtcactagatggccatgtcaggagggacctggggagagggagagggtagtcactagatggccagtgtcaggagggacctggggagagggagagggtagtcactagatggccatgtcaggagggacctggggagagggagggtagtcactagatggccatgtcaggagggacctgggggagagggagagggtagtcactagatggccatgtcaggagggacctggggagagggagagggtagtcactagatggccatgtcaggagggacctggggagagggagagggtagtcactagatggccatgtcaggagggacctggggagagggagagggtagtcactagatggccatgtcaggagggacctggggggagagggtagtcactagatggccatgtcaggagggacctggggagagggagagggtagtcactagatggccatgtcaggagggacctgggggagagggtagtcactagatggccatgtcaggagggacctggggagagggagagggtagtcactagatggccatgtcaggagggacctggggagagggtagtcactagatggccatgtccaggagggacctggggagagggagagggtatcACTAGATGGCCagtgtcaggagggacctggggagagggagagggtagtcactagatggccatgtcaggagggacctgggggagagggagagggtagtcactagatggccatgtcaggagggacctggggagggtacctagatggccatgtcaggagggacctgggggagaggagagggtagtcactagatggccatgtcaggagggacctggggagagggagagggtagtcactagatggccatgtcaggagggacctggggagaggggtagtcactagatggccatgtcaggagggacctgggggagaGGGGTAGATGGGCTGTCAGAGGAcctggggaggggagaggtagtcactagatggccatgtcaggagggacctggggagaggggagggtagtcactagatggccatgtcaggagggacctggggagaggaggggtagtcactagatggccatgtcaggagggacctggagagggagagggtagtcactagatggccatgtcaggagggacctggggagagggagagggtagtcactagatggccatgtcaggagggacctggggagaggagagggtagtcactagatggccatgtcaggagggacctggggagagggagagggtagtcactagatggccatgtcaggagggacctggggagagggagagggtagtcactagatggccaagtgtcaggagggacctgggggagggagaggggtagtcactagatggccatgtcaggagggacctggggagagggagagggtagtcactagatggccatgtcaggagggacctgggggagagggagagggtagtcactagatggccagtgtcaggagggacctggggggaggagagggtagtcactagatggccatgtcaggagggacctggggagaggggagagggtagtcactagatggccatgtcaggagggacctggggagaggagagggtagtcactagatggccatgtcaggagggacctgggggagagggagaggtagtcactagatggccatgtcaggagggacctggggagagagggagagggtagtc
Coding sequences within:
- the LOC123489420 gene encoding vitamin K-dependent protein S-like, yielding MRSKKMTLGESVARLVFLLALCDAHRFLTQNRASQFLSRHRRANSMLEESKKGNLERECIEELCNKEEAREIFENHPETVSGS